The Toxorhynchites rutilus septentrionalis strain SRP chromosome 3, ASM2978413v1, whole genome shotgun sequence genome includes a region encoding these proteins:
- the LOC129772845 gene encoding SNF-related serine/threonine-protein kinase — MQRTFGLSAASRAGVYDGKIAGLYDLEETLGSGHFAVVKLARHVFTGEKVAVKVIEKTKLDDISRAHLFQEVRCMKLVQHPHVVRLYEVIDTQTKLYLILELGDGGDLYDYIMRHDKGLSENVAREYFRQIVRAISYCHRLHVVHRDLKPENVVFFEKLGVVKLTDFGFSNKFCPGQKLETSCGSLAYSAPEILLGDSYDAPAVDVWSLGVILFMLVCGHPPFQEANDSETLTMIMDCKYTMPEHVSDGCRRLIGTMLVREPEKRANLQQIAQDTWLLEGSTDETPEYLPLVSREQVSEEDHSLIIQKMINGKIATKDEILEALDRNEYNHITATYFLLAERKLRAHRQEEAQKRKPELTLPVSNSNRFQGFKKDFQDGSKEDNLLPPKMGMHLSVPRTPCTESGQTGRNRKCSIVQEEEDDEDDVPGAGHEELSTPLNRRGSRSEGRINVTVQDRIAESDRLKSETKKQAETKEKEQQLKLQQLQHQEAKENSTSSSMLGAFGGIGNVTLITSENSSTKDRLGIAGGGLHRKVPEIKRGGMDFTKRSSILKPNLMKIGDNNLRASSFDKCIASIKDVELVNTKIITDSSTITIPLPSLNIVTTSNIPKYKTMPSPTRANTILSATTNCLNEIFEEGTDVGSSDSTSTTPRPVVRSQFHARNQNQPANSGHNVHRRTKFNKSRTASCSSSDASDDDSENRKKRAHKIVDSNVKPQTQRRDSHDDSSDSQDPGNSAAPSGTQAGACVRTLLTGSTSSTSSNGNSNQPSTEKRNSGGGNRQKSSQQVDFRRHRGRRRPVETRLRESQSLNRITEVQESEVSHSAAVAAAAAAATSGAMPSSTVPNDPPTAEKTSQISAISREKEAPADEPSNSTSNHVKYVTECGNRQLVPNVAGVGSSSSSSASGTIPSKPKGFSARIFHTFKKQQPSSNSSTPSVDAPAEMKNGITAPSEDDIEIVVELAKALNASESNSKSTKKIKILGRYFQVHKKIYVPLSGLFQRGRLYKAQSCGSIVRDKVNVNPGGGSGSRGAAGSHARHSTIFNEKNRFIKNCLNGSRLLGSDGDINHNGNNFITLPSGAATMANGRLSPVGLVPAAGPGGATSPCGLTTATTGTTAAMPIKTA, encoded by the exons ATGCAACGAACGTTCGGGTTGTCAGCTGCGAGCCGAGCTGGGGTTTACGATGGTAAAATAGCCGGCCTGTACGATCTGGAGGAAACACTCGGTTCGGGGCATTTTGCGGTGGTAAAACTAGCTCGTCATGTATTCACGGGCGAAAAAGTGGCAGTCAAAGTGATAGAGAAGACCAAACTGGATGACATCTCGAGGGCCCACCTGTTCCAGGAAGTTAG ATGCATGAAATTAGTACAGCATCCGCATGTAGTGCGACTGTACGAGGTGATCGATACACAAACTAAGCTGTACCTGATATTGGAACTGGGCGATGGAGGTGATTTGTACGATTACATCATGCGTCACGACAAAGGCCTCTCGGAGAACGTGGCGCGTGAGTATTTTCGTCAAATCGTAAGAGCCATCTCCTACTGCCACCGGTTGCATGTGGTACACAG GGACTTGAAACCGGAGAATGTTGTATTCTTCGAGAAACTAGGTGTGGTAAAATTGACTGATTTTGGATTTAGTAATAAGTTTTGTCCCGGCCAAAAGTTGGAAACATCCTGCGGTAGTTTGGCGTATTCGGCGCCGGAAATTTTACTGGGCGATTCATACGATGCCCCTGCTGTCG ACGTCTGGTCATTAGGAGTAATCCTATTTATGCTCGTTTGCGGTCACCCACCGTTCCAGGAGGCAAATGACTCCGAAACATTGACGATGATTATGGATTGTAAATATACGATGCCGGAGCACGTGTCGGACGGCTGTCGGAG GCTTATCGGAACGATGCTGGTGCGTGAGCCTGAAAAGCGTGCCAACCTGCAGCAGATCGCACAGGATACATGGTTGTTGGAGGGAAGCACGGATGAAACCCCCGAATACCTGCCACTGGTCAGTCGGGAACAAGTGAGCGAAGAGGATCATTCGTTGATCATCCAGAAGATGATCAATGGTAAAATCGCTACCAAAGACGAAATTTTAGA GGCTCTAGATCGTAACGAGTATAATCACATAACGGCAACCTATTTTCTGCTGGCCGAGCGAAAATTGCGCGCCCATCGCCAGGAGGAAGCACAAAAGCGGAAACCGGAGCTCACACTGCCGGTGTCTAATTCGAATAG ATTTCAAGGCTTCAAAAAAGACTTCCAGGATGGCTCGAAGGAAGACAACTTGCTACCACCCAAAATGGGCATGCATCTGAGTGTACCCCGGACGCCCTGTACGGAATCGGGCCAG ACCGGTCGGAACCGAAAGTGCAGTATTGTGCAGGAGGAGGAAGATGACGAAGATGACGTTCCTGGTGCTGGTCACGAGGAACTATCCACGCCATTGAATCGGCGCGGTTCCCGATCGGAGGGTCGTATTAACGTTACCGTTCAGGATCGAATAGCGGAATCTGATCGGCTGAAgtcagaaacgaaaaaacaggCGGAAACGAAAGAGAAAGAGCAACAGCTCAAGCTGCAGCAGCTGCAGCACCAAGAAGCGAAGGAGAATTCCACATCATCGTCAATGTTGGGTGCATTCGGCGGGATTGGGAATGTGACCCTGATTACCAGTGAGAACAGCAGTACCAAAGATCGACTCGGGATCGCTGGTGGCGGGCTGCATCGAAAGGTGCCCGAGATAAAACGTGGAGGGATGGATTTCACCAAAAGATCATCAATCCTCAAGCCGAATCTGATGAAGATTGGAGATAACAATTTGCGGGCGTCATCGTTCGACAAATGCATCGCCAGTATAAAAGATGTCGAACTGGTGAATACGAAAATCATCACCGATAGCTCAACGATAACTATTCCACTACCGAGTTTGAACATTGTAACCACTTCCAATATACCCAAGTATAAAACGATGCCCTCTCCAACGAGAGCAAACACAATTCTGAGCGCCACCACCAActgtttgaatgaaattttcgaGGAAGGTACCGACGTCGGGAGCTCGGACAGTACCAGTACGACGCCCCGACCGGTTGTTAGAAGTCAGTTCCATGCCCGCAACCAAAACCAACCAGCAAATAGTGGACACAACGTTCATCGGAGGACAAAATTTAATAAATCTCGTACAGCTTCCTGTAGCAGTTCCGATGCGTCGGATGATGATTCAGAAAATAGAAAGAAACGTGCCCACAAGATCGTTGACTCTAACGTTAAACCCCAAACCCAGCGCCGGGATTCACATGATGATTCTAGTGACTCGCAGGACCCGGGAAACTCGGCGGCACCGTCGGGAACCCAAGCCGGTGCTTGTGTGCGGACTTTGTTGACCGGTTCAACTAGCAGCACTTCGAGTAACGGAAACAGTAATCAACCCTCGACAGAAAAACGAAACTCGGGCGGTGGAAATCGACAGAAATCCTCCCAGCAAGTTGACTTTCGTCGACACCGAGGTCGAAGAAGACCCGTGGAGACACGGCTTCGCGAAAGTCAGTCGCTGAATCGAATTACCGAAGTGCAGGAATCCGAAGTCTCTCACTCAGCCGCTGtcgctgcagcagcagcagcagctacaTCCGGTGCCATGCCATCGTCTACCGTGCCAAATGATCCTCCCACTGCGGAGAAAACCAGCCAAATTAGCGCCATCAGCCGGGAAAAGGAAGCTCCCGCGGACGAACCTAGCAATAGTACTTCCAAtcatgtaaaatatgtcaccgaATGTGGGAACCGCCAGCTAGTTCCAAACGTTGCAGGTGTCGGCAGCAGTAGCAGTAGTAGTGCCAGTGGCACGATTCCATCCAAACCGAAAGGGTTCAGTGCACGGATATTCCACACCTTCAAGAAGCAGCAGCCCTCGTCGAACAGTTCGACACCGAGTGTAGATGCACCAGCGGAGATGAAAAATGGGATCACTGCACCATCGGAGGACGATATCGAGATTGTGGTCGAATTAGCAAAGGCGTTGAACGCTTCCGAAAGCAACAGTAAGAGCACGAAGAAAATTAAGATTCTCGGAAGGTATTTTCAG GTTCACAAAAAGATCTACGTTCCTTTGTCGGGTCTCTTCCAGCGAGGTCGCTTGTATAAGGCCCAATCGTGTGGATCGATTGTTCGTGATAAGGTCAACGTTAACCCGGGAGGAGGTAGTGGTTCGCGTGGGGCAGCTGGCTCCCATGCGCGTCACTCGACCATCTTCAACGAGAAAAATCGCTTTATCAAAAATTGCCTCAATGGATCCCGATTGCTGGGCAGCGATGGCGACATCAATCATAATGGTAATAACTTTATCACGCTGCCCTCCGGGGCTGCTACGATGGCCAACGGGAGATTGTCGCCAGTAGGTTTGGTGCCGGCGGCAGGTCCCGGTGGTGCAACCAGCCCATGTGGACTGACAACGGCCACTACGGGAACAACAGCCGCTATGCCAATTAAGACCGCGTAG